The genome window GTAAGAAAGGGGCTCGACTCCCTCCGGTGGAATACCCGCCTCCTCTTGCGCCTCGCGAAGAGCCGTATGAAGAGGCGAGATATCGCACGGCTCCTTCATACCTCCCGGGAAACATATCTCTCCTCCGTGGCGCGAAAGGGAGGAGGATCGCCTCAGCAGCAGGGTGAACAGCTGGTCGGCTACCGGGAAGAGGGGCACGAGCACGGCGCTTTGAAACACGTCGCCGGGCGGTATGTCGCTCCAAGGATGAAAAACGCCGTCGCGGGCCAGTCTGTCGATGATGCCGGGGCCACCTGCCGTCATACGGCTCTCCTCTCGATCAACGGGCTACACCGATAGCCTCACGTCGCCGTGGTAGAGCAAACCTCTGTGGCCGTCAAGAGTAACGACCATGCCATCGGAGAGGATGTTCAGGGCGTCTTCCGCCCCTACTATCGAGGGTATGCCCAGTTCAAGCCCGATCACAGCGGCATGGGATGAAAGACCGCCCTGCTCGGCCACTATGGCCGACGCCATGCGAATCGCCGGCAGGTAGTCGTCATCCGTGGCAGCGACGACGAGGACCGATCCCTCGGTCATCTTCAGGCGGGCCTCCTCGGCGGTTCGAGCCGTGCACACTGGCCCTCTGGCCTCTCTTTTGAGGAGGGTCTGTCCCTTCAGAAGGATCTTGCCCGCTATGTAGACCTGCACCAAATTCGTCGTCCCGGTGATGCCCAGCGGAACTCCGGCCGTGACCACGAGCAGGTCTCCCTCCTTGACTTCTCCGTTCTCCAGGCACGATGCCACCACCGAGTCCACGGCGGTGTTCTGGTCGGTCATCTCCTCCTTCATCAGGGGGACGACACCCCAGTAGAGGGCCAGCTCGCGCCATGTCCGTTTCTTCGGAGTCGCCCCGAGGATGGAGCAGGGGGGGCGGTATCTGCTTACCATCTGCGCGGTGCTTCCGCTCCTGGTCATGGAGATTATCGCGGAGGCCTTCATCTGTCGGGCGATGAGCACGGCGGCCCCGCTCACGGCATCAGGAACCCCCGTTGTGGACGATGTCATGTCGAAAGGACGCTGCCACAGCTCTATCTCTTTTTCCGTCCTGGATACGATCCGCCTCATAGTCTCCACCGACTGCAGGGGGTAGGCGCCCCTGGCGGTCTCGCCGGACAGCATCACCGCGTCAGCACCGTCCAGGACGGCGTTCGCCACGTCGCTCGCCTCGGCCCTCGTCGGCCGAGGGTTGCGTATCATCGAGTCAAGCATCTGGGTGGCGACGATGACCGCCTTTCCCTTCGCCCGGCAGACGTCGATTATCCTCTTCTGCTGCAGGGGGACCTCCTCGGCCTGTATCTCGACGCCAAGATCGCCGCGGGCGATCATCATGCCGTCGACGACCTCGGCGATCTCCTCTATGTTCTGGACCGCGTGGCGCGTCTCGATCTTCGCGATGACCTTCATGGCGCCGCCGAAGCCCTCCATCGCGCGACGGACCTCCATGATGTCGCGGCTGTTCTTCACGAACGACACCGCGATGTAGTCCATCTGGTTTTTAACTCCCCACTCTATATCCTTGACGTCCTTGTCGGACAGTGCCGGGAGGGAGAGCTCCGCCCCGGGGATGTTTACCCCCTTCGCGTCGCCCAGCAGACCTCCGACGATAACCCTGCAGAGGACGTCGCCGTTGAGGATCTGCTCAACCTTCAGGTGCAGGGAGCCGTCATCGATGAATATCTCCTGCCCGACGGACAGTTCGTCCGCCAGCTTGGGATAGTTGACGCGGACCATCGAGATGTTGCCCAGTATCTCTTTGTCCGTGAGCGTCAGCTTGCTTCCCGACTCCAGGGCGATCGTTCCGCCCTCCACCTTCCCCGTCCTGATCTCGGGCCCCTTAGTGTCCAGCAGGGTCGGAATCGGGATGTTCAGCTCTTTTTCCACGCCCCTGACATGGCCCAGCATGCGCAGGTGATCCTCGTAGTCTCCGTGGCTGAAGTTCAGCCTGGCGACGTTCATGCCGGCACTTGCCATGGCAAGCAGGGTCTTGTAGCTGGAGCAGGCCGGGCCGATGGTGCAGACGATCTTAACCTTTGTCAAGGGAACGACACTCCTTCGCGGGCTTATATTGACGGTCCTATCAGATGACATCGAACATCGTCCTCGGTATGACCTCCGAAATCGCGGAGGCGATGTCCTTCCC of Synergistaceae bacterium contains these proteins:
- the pyk gene encoding pyruvate kinase, with the protein product MTKVKIVCTIGPACSSYKTLLAMASAGMNVARLNFSHGDYEDHLRMLGHVRGVEKELNIPIPTLLDTKGPEIRTGKVEGGTIALESGSKLTLTDKEILGNISMVRVNYPKLADELSVGQEIFIDDGSLHLKVEQILNGDVLCRVIVGGLLGDAKGVNIPGAELSLPALSDKDVKDIEWGVKNQMDYIAVSFVKNSRDIMEVRRAMEGFGGAMKVIAKIETRHAVQNIEEIAEVVDGMMIARGDLGVEIQAEEVPLQQKRIIDVCRAKGKAVIVATQMLDSMIRNPRPTRAEASDVANAVLDGADAVMLSGETARGAYPLQSVETMRRIVSRTEKEIELWQRPFDMTSSTTGVPDAVSGAAVLIARQMKASAIISMTRSGSTAQMVSRYRPPCSILGATPKKRTWRELALYWGVVPLMKEEMTDQNTAVDSVVASCLENGEVKEGDLLVVTAGVPLGITGTTNLVQVYIAGKILLKGQTLLKREARGPVCTARTAEEARLKMTEGSVLVVAATDDDYLPAIRMASAIVAEQGGLSSHAAVIGLELGIPSIVGAEDALNILSDGMVVTLDGHRGLLYHGDVRLSV